A stretch of DNA from Granulicella pectinivorans:
AGCCTTGCCCTCGCGGACCAGCTTGAGGCCGACACGCATGGAGGAGTCGCGCTTGGCGCGCACGGCCTGTGCGGCCTTGTCGTCCATGCTGATCCACTCGGAGGCATGCACGATCTCAATGGGCAGCTTCTGCCCACGGAGCGCCGTCTTGAGCGCCGGCCCAATAATATGTTCAGGTCCAACGAGATGGACGCGCACGTCAAGCTGACGGCACGCCAGAATGGCCCCGCGAATCTCGGATTCGGGGGCCTTATCGGAACCCATTGCATCGACTACGATATCTGTCGGCATCTATCCCGTCGAAGTGCCTGGTAATGAAACAGCTTAGCTGGCCTGCTTGACTGCCAGGACGGAACGTCCCTTGTACTCGCCGCACTTGGGGCATGCGCGATGCGAGAGCTTGCGCTCGCCGCAGTTGGGGCAGAGAGCCGGGTTCTCAGGGGTGAGGAAGTCGTGGGCGCGGCGGAGGGCGGTGCGGCGCTTGGAATGGCGGCGCTTCGGGTTAGGCATGGTAGTTCCTTTCGAAGTACCCAAGGGCCGCTCAGCGGATGGCTTGGGCGAAACTTAGTGGTCTAGGACTGGATCCGGCCGGCCAGGCCTGCAAGCGCATTCCATCTGGGGTCGACTGCTGTCGACTCGCAGTTGCAGGAAGCTGAGTTCAGATTCTGGCCACAGCGCGGGCAAAGCCCTTTACAGTCCGGTGTGCAGAGGGTTCGGGCTGGCAGGGAGAGAAGCACCTGTTCGCGCACGACGTCCTCCAGCAGAAGACCGCTCTCGTCATAATACCCTATTTCGGTCTCATCTTCCGTAATGGCTCGCTCGCCGGCTTCGGCGTCGGCGTCCTGCGGTCGAAAGATGAGGTCGAAGGAGCCTTCGAGCGGAAACGGGACGGGTTCCACGCAGCGAGCGCAGAGGACTTCCAGGTTCCCCGTGTAGCTGGCTCGGAGGCGGATGTCGTTGACGACATCGTTGTGTCCCCGGTTTTCGAGGAGGAGATCGGCGCGCCCGGTAACGGGCAGAGGCCCAATCTGCTGAACGTCGGGGGCGTAGTCGAGCACGCCGGGGGCGATATTTTCGGCGAACTCTAACGGTTCGTGTTCGAGTTGCAGGGGCGTAATGAGCATGGGTTCAGGTCCGTACTTTCTGTTCCAAGGGTAGGACTGTTTGGGGTGGGGGTCAATGTTTGACCGCGACACCCCGAGTGGCATCACGAGACGGGAAGTTTGGTCACCTCATCCACGGTCCAGTAAACCGTAGAGGCAATCAGATCAGACCGGGTGCGCAAAGGAAACGGGCTACTCCTGATGGAGTAGCCCGTTGTTTTGTTGCAAGGCGTTTACTTTGCGGCAAGTTGGCGGAGGACGTACTGCAGAATGCCGCCGTGCTGGTAGTAGAGGATCTCCTGTGGGGTATCGATCCGGACCATCACGGGGAACTCGTTGGTGGTACCGTCGGGGGCGGTGGTCTTCACCAGCAGGCTCTTGCCGTTGGCGAAGCCTGAGTCGAGCATCGCCTTCAGGTCGCCGGGGTTTTCGCCGAGCGTGAAGGTCTCCTCGCCGGTCAACAGGTGCGATTCGACGCTCTCCCCGGGCTGGAACTGCAAGGGCAGGATGCCCATGCCGACCAGGTTGGAGCGGTGGATGCGCTCGTAGCTCTCGGCGATGACGAACTTGATGCCGAGGAGGCGTGGTCCCTTGGCGGCCCAGTCGCGCGAGGAGCCCGAACCGTACTCCTTGCCGGCGAGGATGGCAAGGGGGGTGCCGCGTTCGGCGTAGGCGACCGAGGCGTCGTAGATGGACATGCCGGTGCCTTCGGGGAGGAGACGGGTTACGCCGCCTTCCGTGCCGGGAGCCAGCTTGTTCTTCAGGCGGACGTTGGCGAACGTTCCGCGGACCATGACCTCGTGGTTGCCGCGGCGGCTGCCGTAGGAGTTGAAGTCCGCAGGCTTCACGCCGTGGTCTTCGAGGTACTTGCCGGCGGGGCCGTTGCGCTTGATGGAGCCGGCTGGGGAGATGTGATCGGTGGTGACCGAATCTCCCAGGACGGCGAGGACGCGGGCGCCGGTGATGTCCTCGACCGGCGCGGGAGTGGCGGGCATGCCGTCGAAGTACGGCGCCTTGCGGATGTAGGTGGAGTCGGGCTCCCATCCGTAGGTGTCGCCTTCGGGGAACTTGAGGTGCTGCCAGTTCTGGTCGCCGTCGGAGACGGTGGAGTACTGGTGGCGGAACATGGCGGCGTCGATGGAGCTGGAGACGGCTTCGTTCACCTCAGCCTGGCTGGGCCAGATGTCCTTCAGGTAGATCGGCGCGCCGGTCTTGTCGGTTCCCAGAGGATCGGTGTCGAAGTTGTGGCTGATGTGGCCGGCGAGGGCGTAGGCGACGACGAGCGGCGGGCTCATCAGGTAATTGGCGCGAACTTCGGCGGAGATACGGCCCTCGAAGTTGCGATTGCCGGAGAGGACGGAGACGGCGACGAGGTTGTGGTCCTCGATGGCCTTGGAGACGTCGGTGGGCAGGGGGCCCGAGTTCCCGATGCAGGTGGTGCAGCCGTAGCCGACGACCTGGAAGCGAAGCGCGTCGAGGTACGGCATGAGGCCGGCGCGGACGTAGTAGTCGGTGACGACGCGGGAGCCCGGGGCGAGGGAGCTCTTGACCCAGGGTGGGGTGCGGAGGCCCTTCTCGACAGCCTTCTTGGCGAGCAGGCCGGCGGCCATCATGACGTAGGGGTTGGAGGTGTTGGTACAGGAGGTGATGGCGGCGATGACGATGGAGCCGTCCGAGAGGTAGGGCTCTGGGTCGACGCCGAAGCGGCCCTGGATGCTGGTGACGGGGGCTTCGACGTGAATCGCTGCGGGGCCGGGCGTCAGGGTGGCTACGGGGACGAGATCGCCCGAGACGGCGGGTGCAGGGGAGCCGAGCGAGGCGGTGAGGTCACCATGGGCGCTGGCGTGTCCGCCCTCGCCTTCCCACCGGACCATCTGCCGCGCGGCCTGCTTGTTGGCGTTGGGGCCGAGCAGCGCGGGGAGCTGCTGCGCGAAGCTGGTCGCGGCCTGCGAGAGGAGGACGCGGTCCTGGGGACGCTTGGGGCCGGCGACCGAGGGTTCCACAGTGGCCAGGTCAAGCGAAAGCGTTGCGCTGTAGACGGCTTCGGGTGCGTCGGGCGTATGGAAGAGACCCTGCTCGCGGTAGTAGGCCTCAACGAGGGCGATCTGGTCGTCGGTGCGGCCGGTCAGGCGCAGGTAGTTGAGGGTTTCCCTGTCGACGGGGAAGATGCCGCAGGTGGCGCCGTATTCGGGGGCCATGTTGGCGATGGTGGCGCGGTCGGCGAGTGGGAGCTCGGTGATGCCGGGGCCGTAGAACTCGACGAACTTGCCGACGACGCCCAGCTTGCGGAGCGCTTCGGTGACGGTCAGGACGAGATCGGTGGCGGTGGTGCCTTCCTTGAGCTTGCCGGTCAGCTTGAAGCCGACGACCTGGGGGACGAGCATGGAAACCGGCTGGCCGAGCATGGCGGCCTCTGCCTCGATGCCGCCGACGCCCCAGCCGAGAACGCCGAGACCGTTGACCATGGTGGTATGGGAGTCGGTGCCGACGAGCGTGTCGGGATAGGCGACGACTTCGCCGTTCGCGTCAGGCTGCGTGGTGAAGACGACGCGGGCGAGGTACTCGAGGTTGACCTGGTGGCAGATGCCCATCCCCGGCGGCACGGCGGAGAAGTTGTTGAAGGCAGTCTGGCCCCACTTGAGGAAGGCGTAGCGCTCGCGGTTGCGCTGGAACTCCAATGCGGCGTTTAAGTCATAGGCATTGGTCGTCCCGAACTCGTCGACCTGGACCGAGTGGTCGATGACCAGTTCGGCGGGCTGCAGGGGGTTGATCTTTTCCGGGTCGCCGCCGAGGGCGCGCATGGCGTCACGCATGGCGGCGAGATCGACGATAGCTGGAACGCCGGTGAAGTCCTGCATCAGCACGCGGGCGGGCATGTAAGCGATCTCGCGGGAGGGTTCGGCCTTGGCGTCCCAGTTGGCGAGGAAGCGGATGTCGTCGGCGGTGACGGACGAGCCGTCTTCGTGGCGGAGGAGGTTTTCCAGCAGGATACGGAGGGAGAAGGGGAGCTTGGTGAGGTCGATGCCGGCTTCGGTCAGGGCCTGCAGGCGATAGAGCGAGACGGTCTTGCCGCCGGAGGTCAGGGTGGATTTAGCGTGGAAGGAATCTGGGTGGACAGCGACGTCGTTCGACATGCGTGGTTCTCCTAAGGGGATACTTGGGTACGTTGGTGCGGTAGAGTTCGCCGGCGGGGCGAGGAGAAGGGATAGAGCTCAGGCGCGTCCGCGGTCGCGGCGGCCGTGACGAAAGCGCTTCAAAATGGGGCAGCGCGGGCTCATAGAGTGGATTTTACTCCGAACGTGTTTCTTCTGGCAGGGCGTCGGTTGAGCTTTTTGTGGACGCGAACCACAGAGCGTGCATCACACGTACTTAGTCCGCCGGCAACGGATGGGCGGAACGGTTTCGGAGAAGAGTGCCATGAACGGTATCAAGCGAGTTTTGATGGGCGCGGTTGCGCTGGCAGCGGTAGCAGGCATCTCGGGCTGCAAGAGCAACCAGGCGACCCCGGCAACGATCATCGACAACAGCGGCCAGGATCCAGCGGCGGCGAATCTTGCCCCGGTGGATCCCAATGCCCCGGTGACATCGGCACCTGCGCAGAGCGCCCAGGCACCTGCGCGGACGCGCGTGCTTGGCCAACAGCAGGCCTACCAGCCTGCGCAGAGCGGCGAGGCGTATCCGCAGCAGCAGCCGGCCTACGATTCCAATCAGCAGAGTGGCAACTACGGCTACGACAACGATCAGCAGGCCGTCGACGATCTCTACGATACGGTGGAAGAGGCGAGCGCTCCTCCTCCTCCGCTTCCTGTCTACGACCAGCCCGAGGCTCCCGAGCCGAACGATATCTGGACCCCTGGCTACTGGAACTATGCGAACGCAGGCTACTACTGGGTTCCGGGCGTGTGGGTTGCGGCACCGTACGCCGGAGCTCTTTGGACGCCCGGATACTGGGGTGCCTATGGCGGCCGCTATCGCTTCCACCATGGCTTCTGGGCCCGCCACATCGGCTTCTACGGCGGGATCAACTACGGCTTCGGCTACATTGGAACCGGCTATGAGGGCGGCTACTGGCGCGGCAACGACTTTTACTACAACCGCTCGGTCAACCGCATCAACGAACGCAACATCCGGAACGTCTACGTGCGGAATGTGACGATCAACAACACCGTCATCAACAACCGTGTCTCCTACAACGGCGGACGCGGCGGCATCGATGCTCGTCCACGCCCGCAGGAGCTCGCCGTTCTGCGCGAGCAGCGCACGCCTCCCATGCAGACGCAGGTGCAGTTCCGCCAGCAGGCTGCGGCGAATCCGCGGCAGTTCTATAACCAGAATCATGGCCAGCCTGCTGTGATTGCCGCGGCGCGTCCGGTGTCGGCGGTTCGCATGCAGGCTCCGGCACAGGGATTTGTGGGGCAGCAGAACCGTCCAGGCCAGCCGAACAATCCCCAGCAGCGTAACCAGCAGCAGCAACAGCAGCGTACTGCGCAGGTGCAGCAGCAACAGCGGAACCAGCAGGCGCAGCAACAGCAGCGGAACGTGCAGGAGCAGCAGCAGAACCAGAGGAACGCGCAGGTTCAGCAGCAGCGCACGCAGCTGAACCAGCAACAGCAGCAGCGTACCCAGCAGGCGCAGCAACAGCAACGCAACGCGCAGGTCCAGCAGCAGACGCAGCAGCGGAATCAGCAGGCGCAACAGCAGCAGAGGGCTGCCCAGGCTCAGCAGCAGACCCAGCAGCGCAACCAGCAGATGCAACAGCAGAGGGTGCAACAGCAACAGAGGGCACAGCCGCAGGTCGCTCGTCCTCAGGCCCAGGCTGCACCCCGCCCGGCGCCCCAGCAGCAGGCCCGTCCGGCTGCCCCGCAGCAGCACGCCGCACCGGCTCCTCACGGGGGCGGTGGTGGCGGTCAGCCCCATGAGGGCGGCGGACGCCGCTAACGGAGTGGGGTGAGATCGGCAAAAGGGGACGCGGCTTCGGCTGCGTCCCTTTTTACGCGGTGTCCGCTCCTCTCCAACGCATGCGAGCGCGGGGTTGGCCGTGAATACTCTTTATTTGCGGGCATCTGCACGTTCCCGCCAAGGCATCTCTCTTCCTGTGCTGTTTGAGGAGGAGTCATGAAGATCGCAATGATGGCAGGATCGCTGGTTTTGGCCGCGGGGATGTTCACCTCTTCGGCAATCGCGCAGGAATCGCATGAGGACGCCAAGGCGCAGGTTGACGCGCACCAGGCGAAGCATCACACCAAGGCCAAGTTCGTGGGCGGCGGTGCCGTAGGCGGCGCTCTGATCGGCGCGAAGGTCGGTGGCCCTGTCGGTGCCGTGGCAGGCGCGGGTATCGGTGCCGGTGGCGGGCTGGTCGCACACCATATCGAAAAGAAGCACGCGATCAAGAAGAAGCAGGAAACCGGAAACCCGGGCGAGTATCCCCGCTAACGAAGACCTCGTTGACGAAGGCCGTCCCTTACAGGGCGGCCTTTTTTTGTTGCCTCCTTGTTACTGTTCGACGACGGCCACCGCATCTTTCACGCTCATCTCGAAGGGCAGCAGCTTGAAGTCGCTGCGCTCGACATGCTCGTTCTTGCCCAGCGACTTGAACAGAATGGCCTTTCCGTTGATCGCCGTATCCACCACGACGGTCTTCCACTGGCCCGGTGCCACCTGGTCGCGAGTCGTCGCAAAGCTCGATCCGGCGTGCACGGTTGCCAGCCCGAACCCCACGCTGACATCCTTCGCCAGGCTCGCCTTGATCGTATGCAGACGCTCCGCGCGATTGTCGATCGAGACCGTGCCCGACATCCCATGGAGCACCTTCTCCTCCATCGACTGCGTCTGGTAGGCGGGATCGGGGCGGAAGTCGATCATGGTCAGATTGCCCTCTTTCCGCAGATTCTCCAGCAGAAACGCCTTCGGAAGCAGATCGAGCATGGCCTTGGCCTTGTCTTCGTCGTTCTTCCTGGCATGCTCGGCGGCGATAAAGTCCGCTGGGTTGGTGGCGATCCCGGCCAGCCGCCCGCGCTCGCGACCCACCCGGTCGGGGGAGAGCGGCGTGCCGTCCTCTTCGAGCAGAAACCGCACCTTGCCATCGCTGGTCTCGGCGATCCGCTCCTTCCAAAGATGGTTCCCGGTGCGTTCGGACCGTTCCGTCGCGGTATAGGCGAAATGCTGCTTGTGCAGCGCCGCATCGTCCTCATGCGCGACCATCTGCTGAATGATCTCGACGGGACTCTGCGCCTGCATCAACGGGGCGGCGGACGGGACCAGGGTGAGCGCGAAGAGGAGACGGAGGGTCTTGCCGGAAGACGTCATAGTTGAATCAGATGCTATCGGAGCTTAAGGCATCATGAAGAGTTCGTCATTCAACCCCATGCAAACAATCAGTTTTTATCTCCGGGGAACTTTGGAGAGCCAAACTTCGTTTTCTCTTCCATGCCTCGATCGTTCGTAGCCGCCCTGTGCCTCTTTTCCATTGCCGCCTCCGCGCAGGAGACCGTGACGCTGCCCGCCAATACCCCCGTCACGGTCGAAACCGACGCTGCCCTGGTGCCCGCGAAGCTGAACCCCGGCGACCCGGTCGATCTGAAGCTCGTGCATGCCGTCTGGGTAGGCTCCCGCCAGGTCGCACCCGCCGGAACGCTGCTGCACGGACACGTCGTCTCCGTCGCGCTGAAGCCGGTCGCGGTCGAAGTGGCGTCCGACCCCCTGCCGGTCAACGATGTGGCCGTGCCGCTCGCGGGCAATCCTCTGGCGTCGAACAAGGGCAAGCTTGTCCAGACGCCCGACCCCACCCCGAAGGAGCTTGAATGGCACTTCCGCTTGAGCGCCAAGGAGACGGCGGAGATCGCCGGCGTCGGTCTCGTGGCGCTTCCGTTCGTGGCCCTCGCCTCTCCGTTCATTCTCTACGAGGCGCTGCACAATGACGCGATGAAGCCCGATCACACCATTCAGGCCGGTCACCGGGCCCTGCTCCATACGGTCGCCGCCGCGCAGTTTCCAGCCAGCGCCCTGGCGGAGGAGACCTCCCAGTACTCGGGTCCTCCGCTCATCTATCTGGTGGACCGGCTTTATCAGAAGAACGGCAAGGTCTCCTGCGGAGCCGATCCCCTCCTCGGCCCGAAGCACCCCCACACCTCGATGATGCGCGTCGCCCCGCGCTCCTACACCTTCATCGCCGACCGCAAGGAGGACACGCAGGCCGTGGTCGAGGCGAAGCCGGATGGGCGATACCTCGTCTACCACGATCGCGCCGGCCTGCACGCGGTCGGGCTCGCGGGCCGCCCGGATCTGGTGGAACGTCTGCCGAAGATCGAGGACAAGACCGTCTTCCTCTACGACGTGGCGAAGATGCAGCCCGGCGACCAGGAGGGCGTCGACCGCGATCTGGCGCGCGGGGGATGCGGTTTGGCCAAGCAGCTTCACACGCGAGAGAAAAAGCCTCAGCCGTAGCCTTGTCCGCATTGCGAATTCCAGCGTCTGCATATCGTTTGGGCGATGATAAAGAAGCGATGCCACTTTTTTACCTGCGGGATCTGACGGGGAAGCAGAGGAGCCAGACGGCGAACCGTCATCTGGCCTGCTTTCTCGCGTTCGTCGCGGGGGCTGTGAATGCGGGTGGATATCTCGCCGTGCGGCAGTACACGTCGCATATGTCGGGGATCGTCTCCTCCATGGCGGATAACCTTGCGCTCGGGCAGGTGCGGCCAATGCTGGCCGGGGCCGGCGCGCTGGCCTGCTTTATGCTGGGTGCGGCGTCGACGGCCATCCTCGTCAACTGGGCGCGGCGGCGCAATCTGGAGAGCGAGTATGCGCTTCCGTTGTGCGTGCAGGCGTGCCTGCTGGTGTGCTTCGCGCTGATGGGCGGCCGTCTGCAGCAGCATGCGTGGCTCGCCGTGTCGGCTACGGTGGCCCTGCTGTGCTACACCATGGGGCTGCAGAACGCGATGATCACGAAGATCTCGCACGCGGAGATGAGGACGACCCATGTCACCGGCATGGTGACCGATATCGGAATCGAGTTGGGCAAGATGGTGTACTGGGGCACGTCCGCGCAGGGCGTCCCGGTGCGTGCCGATATGGCGAAGCTGACGCTTCTGGGGACGCTGGTCGGGTTGTTCTTCGTCGGTGGCGTGGTGGGCGCCGTGGCGTTCAAACACGAGGGCTTTCTCTCGGCGCTCCC
This window harbors:
- a CDS encoding YXWGXW repeat-containing protein yields the protein MNGIKRVLMGAVALAAVAGISGCKSNQATPATIIDNSGQDPAAANLAPVDPNAPVTSAPAQSAQAPARTRVLGQQQAYQPAQSGEAYPQQQPAYDSNQQSGNYGYDNDQQAVDDLYDTVEEASAPPPPLPVYDQPEAPEPNDIWTPGYWNYANAGYYWVPGVWVAAPYAGALWTPGYWGAYGGRYRFHHGFWARHIGFYGGINYGFGYIGTGYEGGYWRGNDFYYNRSVNRINERNIRNVYVRNVTINNTVINNRVSYNGGRGGIDARPRPQELAVLREQRTPPMQTQVQFRQQAAANPRQFYNQNHGQPAVIAAARPVSAVRMQAPAQGFVGQQNRPGQPNNPQQRNQQQQQQRTAQVQQQQRNQQAQQQQRNVQEQQQNQRNAQVQQQRTQLNQQQQQRTQQAQQQQRNAQVQQQTQQRNQQAQQQQRAAQAQQQTQQRNQQMQQQRVQQQQRAQPQVARPQAQAAPRPAPQQQARPAAPQQHAAPAPHGGGGGGQPHEGGGRR
- a CDS encoding YceD family protein, which produces MLITPLQLEHEPLEFAENIAPGVLDYAPDVQQIGPLPVTGRADLLLENRGHNDVVNDIRLRASYTGNLEVLCARCVEPVPFPLEGSFDLIFRPQDADAEAGERAITEDETEIGYYDESGLLLEDVVREQVLLSLPARTLCTPDCKGLCPRCGQNLNSASCNCESTAVDPRWNALAGLAGRIQS
- a CDS encoding aconitate hydratase, with protein sequence MSNDVAVHPDSFHAKSTLTSGGKTVSLYRLQALTEAGIDLTKLPFSLRILLENLLRHEDGSSVTADDIRFLANWDAKAEPSREIAYMPARVLMQDFTGVPAIVDLAAMRDAMRALGGDPEKINPLQPAELVIDHSVQVDEFGTTNAYDLNAALEFQRNRERYAFLKWGQTAFNNFSAVPPGMGICHQVNLEYLARVVFTTQPDANGEVVAYPDTLVGTDSHTTMVNGLGVLGWGVGGIEAEAAMLGQPVSMLVPQVVGFKLTGKLKEGTTATDLVLTVTEALRKLGVVGKFVEFYGPGITELPLADRATIANMAPEYGATCGIFPVDRETLNYLRLTGRTDDQIALVEAYYREQGLFHTPDAPEAVYSATLSLDLATVEPSVAGPKRPQDRVLLSQAATSFAQQLPALLGPNANKQAARQMVRWEGEGGHASAHGDLTASLGSPAPAVSGDLVPVATLTPGPAAIHVEAPVTSIQGRFGVDPEPYLSDGSIVIAAITSCTNTSNPYVMMAAGLLAKKAVEKGLRTPPWVKSSLAPGSRVVTDYYVRAGLMPYLDALRFQVVGYGCTTCIGNSGPLPTDVSKAIEDHNLVAVSVLSGNRNFEGRISAEVRANYLMSPPLVVAYALAGHISHNFDTDPLGTDKTGAPIYLKDIWPSQAEVNEAVSSSIDAAMFRHQYSTVSDGDQNWQHLKFPEGDTYGWEPDSTYIRKAPYFDGMPATPAPVEDITGARVLAVLGDSVTTDHISPAGSIKRNGPAGKYLEDHGVKPADFNSYGSRRGNHEVMVRGTFANVRLKNKLAPGTEGGVTRLLPEGTGMSIYDASVAYAERGTPLAILAGKEYGSGSSRDWAAKGPRLLGIKFVIAESYERIHRSNLVGMGILPLQFQPGESVESHLLTGEETFTLGENPGDLKAMLDSGFANGKSLLVKTTAPDGTTNEFPVMVRIDTPQEILYYQHGGILQYVLRQLAAK
- the rpmF gene encoding 50S ribosomal protein L32, whose product is MPNPKRRHSKRRTALRRAHDFLTPENPALCPNCGERKLSHRACPKCGEYKGRSVLAVKQAS